From the genome of Deinococcus aquiradiocola:
GTCGACGTGAGCGGCACCCCCACCCTCGACGGGCAGACGCTGCGCCTCACGCACGTCACGGTCCGCACGCGCCCCAGCAGCCTGAGCGGCCGCGTGCTCGGCTGGCTCGCCGACGCCCGCGTGCAGGCCCTCCTCGCGAAACAGGCGACCTTCGACCTGACGCCCGAACTGCAGTCCGCCCGCGCGGCCGTGCAGGCCCGCCTGCCGTACCGCGTGGCGAACGGCGTCACGCTCTCCGGACAGGTGGACCGCCTCGCGCTGCGCAGCGTGAGCGTCGAACCGCAGGGCGTGGTGGCCGTCACGCGCGCCGAGGGCGAACTGGACGCCCACGTCGACCTGCGTTGAACGTTACAGCCAGCCCTGCTCGCGCGCCTTGCGGGCGGCCTCCACCCGGCCGCGCACCTCCATCTTGCTGATCGCCTCGGACAGGTAGTTGCGGACCGTGCCTTCCGACAGGCCCAGCACGCCCGCGATGCTGCTCGTGCCCGCCCCGTCCTCTGCGGCGCGCAGCACCTGCCGTTCACGCTCCGTGAGGGGATTCCCGCCCGCCCACGCGCCCTCCGCCAGTTCCGGCGCGATGGCGCGCCCGCCTGCCCGGACGCGCCGGATCGCCTCGGCGAGCTGCTCGGCGGGCGCGTCCTTGAGCAGGTAGCCGCGCGCACCGACCT
Proteins encoded in this window:
- a CDS encoding response regulator transcription factor, which encodes MTPVRLVLAEDQGLVLGALSALLSLEDDLQVVGQATDGEAALALCRDLQPDVLVTDIEMPRLSGLDVAESLRAEGSAVRVIIVTTFARSGYLRRALEVGARGYLLKDAPAEQLAEAIRRVRAGGRAIAPELAEGAWAGGNPLTERERQVLRAAEDGAGTSSIAGVLGLSEGTVRNYLSEAISKMEVRGRVEAARKAREQGWL